A genomic stretch from uncultured Cohaesibacter sp. includes:
- a CDS encoding TAXI family TRAP transporter solute-binding subunit, translating to MLKKLTITAAAVAAGLSFSQAAFAESFISIGTGGVTGVYYPTGGAICRLVNKTRKEHGIRCSVESTGGSVYNINTIRDGELQFGVAQSDWQYHAYNGTSKFKDKGPFKDLRAVFSIHPEPFTVVARADSGVKNFTDLKGKRVNIGNPGSGQRGTMEVLMDALGWTTDDFALATELKAAEQSAALCDNQIDAMVYTVGHPSGSIQEATTACDSVLVTVDGPAVQKLISDNAYYRSAIIPGGMYRGNPDDVKTFGVGATLVTSAAVSDDAVYTVVKSVFENFDAFKKLHPAFAHLKPEEMIKDGLSAPLHPGAVKYYKEKGWM from the coding sequence ATGTTGAAAAAATTGACAATCACTGCAGCTGCGGTCGCGGCTGGCTTGAGCTTTTCTCAGGCGGCTTTTGCCGAGAGCTTTATTTCCATCGGCACCGGCGGCGTAACCGGCGTATATTATCCAACCGGTGGCGCTATCTGCCGACTGGTCAACAAAACCCGCAAAGAGCACGGCATTCGCTGCTCTGTCGAATCAACCGGTGGTTCTGTTTACAACATCAACACGATTCGCGATGGTGAGCTGCAGTTTGGTGTTGCTCAGTCTGACTGGCAGTATCATGCCTATAATGGTACCTCCAAATTCAAAGACAAAGGCCCGTTTAAAGATCTGCGTGCCGTCTTCTCCATCCATCCGGAGCCATTCACTGTGGTTGCCCGTGCTGATTCTGGCGTGAAAAACTTCACCGATCTCAAAGGCAAACGCGTCAATATCGGTAACCCGGGTTCGGGTCAGCGCGGCACCATGGAAGTGCTCATGGACGCACTTGGCTGGACCACTGATGATTTCGCTCTGGCCACCGAGCTGAAGGCTGCTGAACAGTCTGCTGCCCTGTGTGACAACCAGATCGATGCCATGGTTTACACCGTTGGTCACCCATCCGGCTCCATCCAGGAAGCGACCACGGCCTGTGATTCCGTTCTGGTAACGGTTGACGGTCCTGCTGTTCAAAAACTGATCTCCGACAATGCCTACTACCGCTCCGCTATCATTCCTGGTGGCATGTATCGCGGCAATCCGGATGATGTGAAAACCTTCGGTGTTGGCGCTACTCTGGTGACCTCTGCTGCTGTTTCCGACGATGCAGTTTACACGGTTGTAAAATCCGTCTTCGAAAACTTCGATGCCTTCAAAAAACTGCATCCTGCATTTGCTCACCTGAAACCGGAAGAAATGATCAAGGACGGCCTGTCTGCTCCTCTGCATCCGGGTGCTGTGAAATATTATAAAGAAAAAGGCTGGATGTAA
- a CDS encoding TRAP transporter permease: MSQKKASGHPLSEEELQELVASTDAGARNPIGPVGTFLAIVALVWAAFQVLLASPISNYVLPSDLINNSRQVHLAFAIFLAYMAYPALKSSPRHHIPVQDWIFALAGTFIALYGFFFYQKVVNNGGLADDVDKWVALVGLILLFEAARRALGPAMATIAVIFLVYVFFGSSEWVPEVIRWKGASLKKAMSHMWITSEGVFGIALGVSTKFVFLFVLFGSLLDKAGAGNYFIKMAFAALGHLKGGPAKAAVVGSAATGLISGSSIANVVTTGTFTIPLMKRVGFTSEQAGSVEVASSVNGQIMPPVMGAAAFLMVEYVGISYMEVITHAFLPAILSYVALVYIVHLEAVKRNMPTIGTKAVSTARTILGMLFFFVGFALLCYGIKYPIGLIVSMVPEGASWILAAITFVAYLLLLKLAASVDDLKPDDPNEETIVLPEVKDIYKAGLYYLLPIVVLVYFLMIEQKSPGLSAFWATALMFVILLTQRPLKAMFRGENEYVNAFKAGVGDLGIGMIDGSRNMIGIGLATATAGVIVGTVTLTGIGQVMADLVELMSGGNLVLMLIFVAMLSLVLGMGLPTTANYIVVSSLMAGVVVQLGAQSGLVVPLIAVHLFVFYFGIMADVTPPVGLASFAAAAVSGGDAIKTGFIAFFYSLRTVALPFVFIFNTDLLWYDVTWYQGLLVAIIGMIAVLVFTAGTMGYFVTKSRIYESVALVLIAFILFRPDFFMNRIQPPFEVVEPSQISEAFGAIPPGHEMRLNISGPDFDTGSNKETTVVLTSGNEVGGEARLEAQGLTILDEDGVTKLDEPFPGTPFFEMLGGFDFYADNPVQITHAEIKADQLPKDLIYIPGLLLLGGVYLLQRARAGRKEEKPA; the protein is encoded by the coding sequence ATGTCACAGAAGAAAGCGTCTGGGCATCCACTTTCTGAAGAAGAACTTCAGGAGCTGGTTGCTTCTACCGATGCGGGAGCGCGTAATCCGATCGGCCCGGTGGGAACCTTTTTGGCTATCGTTGCCCTTGTTTGGGCTGCCTTTCAGGTTTTGCTGGCTTCGCCGATTTCCAACTATGTCCTTCCGTCCGATCTGATCAACAACTCGCGTCAGGTGCATCTGGCCTTTGCCATTTTCCTGGCCTATATGGCTTATCCTGCGCTGAAAAGCAGTCCACGCCACCATATTCCCGTTCAGGACTGGATCTTTGCGCTGGCTGGTACCTTCATCGCGCTCTACGGCTTTTTCTTCTATCAGAAGGTCGTCAATAATGGCGGTCTGGCTGATGATGTCGACAAGTGGGTTGCCCTTGTGGGTTTGATCCTGCTGTTTGAAGCTGCTCGACGTGCTCTTGGCCCGGCTATGGCGACCATCGCGGTCATCTTCCTTGTCTATGTTTTCTTCGGCTCGTCTGAATGGGTGCCGGAGGTTATTCGCTGGAAGGGTGCTTCGCTCAAGAAAGCCATGAGCCACATGTGGATCACGTCTGAAGGCGTGTTCGGCATAGCGCTCGGGGTTTCGACCAAATTCGTGTTCCTGTTCGTGCTGTTCGGCTCGTTGCTCGACAAGGCCGGGGCGGGGAACTATTTCATCAAGATGGCCTTTGCCGCTCTTGGGCATTTGAAGGGCGGACCTGCCAAGGCGGCGGTTGTCGGCTCGGCCGCAACCGGCCTGATCTCCGGCTCTTCCATCGCCAACGTGGTGACGACGGGTACCTTCACCATTCCGCTCATGAAACGGGTGGGCTTTACCTCTGAACAGGCAGGCTCTGTCGAAGTGGCTTCTTCGGTGAACGGGCAGATCATGCCACCCGTCATGGGAGCTGCAGCCTTCCTGATGGTGGAATATGTGGGCATATCCTACATGGAAGTGATCACGCATGCCTTCCTGCCTGCAATCCTTTCCTATGTTGCGCTGGTCTATATCGTGCATCTGGAAGCGGTAAAGCGGAACATGCCCACTATTGGCACGAAAGCTGTTTCCACGGCGCGGACCATTCTTGGCATGCTGTTCTTCTTTGTCGGATTTGCCCTGCTTTGCTATGGCATCAAATATCCGATCGGGCTGATCGTCTCCATGGTGCCTGAAGGGGCAAGCTGGATTCTGGCTGCCATTACCTTCGTTGCCTATTTGCTGTTGCTCAAGCTGGCTGCGTCGGTGGATGATCTGAAACCGGATGATCCGAATGAAGAGACAATCGTGCTGCCAGAAGTCAAGGACATCTACAAGGCTGGTCTTTACTATCTGCTTCCGATTGTGGTTCTGGTCTATTTCCTCATGATCGAGCAGAAGTCACCGGGGCTTTCCGCTTTCTGGGCGACGGCTCTGATGTTCGTTATCCTGCTGACGCAGCGGCCCCTTAAGGCCATGTTCCGTGGTGAAAATGAATATGTGAATGCCTTCAAGGCTGGTGTTGGTGATCTTGGCATCGGCATGATTGATGGCTCGCGCAACATGATCGGCATCGGCCTTGCTACGGCAACAGCCGGGGTGATCGTGGGCACGGTGACGCTGACCGGTATCGGGCAAGTTATGGCCGACCTTGTCGAGTTGATGTCCGGGGGCAACCTCGTTCTGATGCTTATCTTTGTGGCCATGTTGTCGCTTGTGCTTGGTATGGGGCTGCCGACAACGGCAAACTATATCGTTGTGTCTTCGTTGATGGCCGGAGTGGTTGTTCAGCTCGGGGCGCAGTCCGGTCTGGTGGTGCCGCTGATTGCCGTTCACCTGTTTGTCTTCTATTTCGGCATCATGGCAGATGTGACGCCTCCGGTGGGGCTTGCCTCCTTTGCGGCGGCTGCGGTGTCCGGGGGCGATGCGATTAAGACGGGCTTTATCGCCTTCTTCTATTCGCTCCGGACTGTTGCATTGCCATTCGTTTTCATCTTCAACACCGATCTGCTCTGGTATGATGTGACATGGTATCAGGGGCTTTTGGTTGCCATTATCGGCATGATAGCGGTGCTTGTGTTTACGGCAGGCACGATGGGCTATTTCGTGACTAAGAGCCGCATCTATGAAAGTGTTGCCCTTGTCCTGATTGCCTTCATTCTGTTCCGTCCGGATTTCTTCATGAACCGGATCCAGCCTCCCTTCGAGGTGGTGGAACCATCGCAGATCAGCGAAGCCTTCGGTGCTATTCCTCCCGGGCATGAAATGCGGCTCAATATCTCAGGGCCGGATTTTGATACAGGGTCTAACAAGGAAACCACCGTGGTCCTAACCTCTGGCAATGAAGTGGGGGGCGAAGCGCGCCTTGAGGCTCAGGGGCTGACCATTCTCGATGAAGATGGTGTCACCAAGCTGGACGAGCCATTCCCGGGTACGCCTTTCTTCGAAATGCTCGGTGGGTTCGACTTCTATGCCGACAATCCGGTGCAGATTACCCACGCGGAAATCAAGGCAGACCAGTTGCCTAAGGATCTGATCTATATTCCGGGGCTGTTGCTGCTTGGGGGTGTCTATTTGCTTCAGCGTGCCCGCGCAGGCCGCAAGGAGGAGAAACCAGCATGA
- a CDS encoding universal stress protein, translated as MINTVLCALDISQENDAQVLTTANKIAKLENARLDVVTIVPNFRISLVGSYFDENFQNQAVKDAKVALKKRVSDILGEDRVGDLRHIVASGSIYEEILETAEQANSDLIVVGAHKPNLRERLIGPNAARVVRHSKCSVYVVREE; from the coding sequence ATGATCAATACGGTACTCTGTGCTCTTGATATCAGTCAGGAGAATGACGCGCAGGTTCTGACCACGGCAAACAAGATAGCCAAGCTTGAAAACGCGCGGCTGGATGTCGTAACCATCGTGCCCAATTTCAGGATCTCTCTCGTTGGCTCCTATTTCGACGAGAATTTCCAGAATCAGGCTGTCAAAGATGCGAAGGTCGCTTTGAAAAAACGTGTTTCTGACATTCTGGGCGAAGACAGGGTGGGTGATTTGCGCCATATCGTGGCGTCCGGCTCCATCTACGAAGAGATTTTGGAAACTGCCGAGCAGGCAAATTCCGATCTGATCGTTGTCGGGGCGCATAAACCCAATTTGCGCGAAAGGCTGATCGGGCCGAACGCGGCGCGCGTTGTGCGCCACTCCAAATGCTCGGTCTATGTGGTGCGTGAAGAATAG
- a CDS encoding methylglyoxal synthase, with amino-acid sequence MQDNDSKEDDAPLRIALVAHDAKKDDIVDWVGKHLHLLRKATFVGTGTTGGRIKKAFPELDLTPLFSGPLGGDQQIGAMIAEGKLDGLIFFVDPLSPMPHDVDVKALNRLAVVYDLPMAQSRRSANMIIRGMMMEKYGTIDL; translated from the coding sequence ATGCAAGACAATGACAGCAAAGAAGATGATGCTCCGCTTCGCATCGCACTGGTGGCCCATGATGCAAAGAAAGACGACATTGTGGATTGGGTTGGCAAACATCTCCATCTGCTGAGAAAAGCAACTTTTGTCGGCACCGGCACGACAGGTGGCCGCATCAAGAAAGCCTTTCCCGAGCTGGATCTCACGCCCCTCTTTTCCGGCCCGCTTGGTGGTGACCAGCAGATCGGCGCCATGATTGCCGAAGGCAAACTGGATGGCCTGATCTTCTTTGTCGACCCGCTTTCTCCCATGCCTCATGATGTGGATGTCAAAGCGCTCAACCGCCTCGCCGTCGTTTACGATCTGCCGATGGCCCAGAGCCGCCGCTCTGCGAACATGATCATCCGAGGCATGATGATGGAAAAATACGGTACAATCGATTTATGA
- the rocF gene encoding arginase, which yields MPEQTTPPTIHLLGVPVQEGTHEKGCLMGPDALRTAGLLDTLEGLGFGCMDHGNLSPDPIPQMPPQKGNALQFETIAGWTRSLATKAYELAKSGFPLFMGGDHSLAMGSVAGIARHAADEGRELFVLWLDAHTDFNTPLTSESGNMHGMSVAAFCGLPELSSLYAAPLDHPVNPAQVHMMGIRSIDQKERDLLRRHHVKINDMRVLDEMGVIRPLMELIDEVRSRDAMLHVSLDVDFLDPEIAPAVGTTVPGGATLREAHLIMELLHESGCVTSLDLVELNPFLDHRGKTAELLTDLTASLFGRTIFDRPTRRPGPRHRGI from the coding sequence ATGCCAGAGCAAACCACCCCGCCAACCATCCATCTTCTTGGGGTTCCGGTTCAGGAAGGAACCCATGAAAAAGGCTGCCTCATGGGGCCGGATGCCTTGCGCACCGCCGGATTGCTGGACACTCTGGAAGGGCTTGGCTTTGGCTGCATGGATCACGGCAATCTTTCCCCCGACCCGATCCCGCAGATGCCGCCTCAGAAGGGCAACGCCCTGCAATTTGAAACCATCGCAGGCTGGACCCGTTCTCTTGCCACAAAGGCCTATGAATTGGCAAAAAGCGGATTTCCACTATTCATGGGGGGCGACCATTCGCTGGCCATGGGCTCGGTTGCCGGTATCGCTCGCCATGCTGCGGATGAAGGAAGAGAGCTGTTCGTCCTCTGGCTCGACGCCCATACAGACTTCAACACCCCACTGACATCGGAATCGGGCAATATGCATGGGATGTCCGTAGCCGCATTCTGCGGCCTGCCCGAATTGAGCTCTCTCTATGCAGCGCCTCTCGATCACCCTGTCAATCCTGCACAGGTCCACATGATGGGCATCCGGAGCATCGATCAGAAAGAACGGGACCTCTTGCGGCGCCACCATGTCAAGATCAACGACATGCGCGTGCTCGACGAAATGGGCGTCATCCGGCCATTGATGGAATTGATCGACGAGGTCAGATCTCGCGATGCCATGCTGCATGTCAGCCTGGATGTGGACTTTCTCGATCCAGAGATTGCCCCGGCAGTGGGCACAACGGTGCCCGGAGGAGCCACCTTGCGCGAAGCCCATCTGATCATGGAACTTCTGCATGAAAGCGGCTGCGTCACCTCGCTGGATCTGGTTGAACTCAATCCGTTTCTCGACCATCGTGGCAAGACGGCAGAGCTTTTGACCGACCTCACCGCTTCCCTGTTTGGTCGCACCATCTTCGACCGACCAACCCGTCGCCCAGGCCCGCGACACAGAGGCATCTAG
- a CDS encoding AsmA family protein, protein MRNIVISIVSAIILVILAILLLPMFLSTNYLKAQVVNLVKDQTGMTLVIDGDVSLSFITGVKLNTESVSLKDKAGQPLFSVRALDFGLALSPLLNGKADITGITLDQPVITIATGQATPAKDTQGKSKSTDGTASEGSSTAAPSGQSAEIDLSALSIRRLSIKDAQVVTIDPGGHTHAIVSGLNATVRIPDFNGASEIEATLPYKGQSLSIQAKLANTGRAINGQSSRLDLNLDGELIKATMEGTLAYKSNQLFVANYASNIGNVKQFMSWMGLSPDLLDVKAASLNGSVIAQKNEIRLPSLALTLDKQQLNAAARLFTAANTQRQTIRLAVDSATFNIDTLLKPEDTTSPQGQQAKAPAQGSEKTPPDLSILNDFNASLDFRSGRLTYKGQSLRKVKLLAQIINGKLGVNLKSANLAKGNLRAQLSGDVNQLVWSGSLMANGLGVKDVANLAGQTSPLTGNLSANINFAAQGLSVDEITRKGNLAGEITLANGNYANPALEQAVPTRKTGMLSNISSRITIANLDDPVDIKGRFNWNGDTIQYSSAIGLGELLANAPVPASISAQGTRFAVALAGTVDPVKSSLSGSKLTVETKSSKQLLAWLGRDVNRGTPDLPVFFSGQLDLGANKSTLKNMTLRMGQTNGSGNISYVAGTVPTISGSLAFTKLDATPFMGDGQKSGRTQNRQAASRPASSSGWDESPIDFSGLNTIKADLAFSAKSLIARDIIVGPVQLAVKVNNGQLSTTLSQLALYNGTGNGQIMVDARSKPAKLAAKFALSGMNMRPFLTDTIGMRYLSGKGGVTLDLTAQGASQAAIIRQLNGTSNLEIRDGQINGINIPRMLRSLRGNILDGWASAKTESTDFSALTASFLFKNGIASNNDLNMLSPLLRLSGAGSINLPEMTIKYKAIPKVIAKLKGQGGPVDADGVPIPIIIEGKLSQPRIYPDIPGILQNPEAILRSLDQMGQPGKAASKAIKKIEKNVSKELQKQSDKLGVDLNQLLQPQKGNNDNNQQKPKLEEQLLQGITKGLFGN, encoded by the coding sequence GTGCGAAATATAGTCATTTCCATTGTTTCAGCAATCATTCTGGTCATTCTGGCGATTCTTCTCCTGCCCATGTTCCTCTCCACCAACTATCTCAAGGCACAGGTGGTCAATCTGGTGAAGGACCAGACAGGCATGACGCTCGTCATCGATGGCGATGTGTCCCTTTCCTTCATCACCGGCGTCAAGTTGAACACCGAGAGCGTCTCACTCAAAGACAAAGCGGGCCAGCCGCTCTTTTCTGTGCGGGCGCTGGATTTCGGCCTCGCCCTCTCGCCCCTTTTGAACGGCAAGGCTGACATTACCGGCATTACGCTGGATCAACCGGTAATCACCATCGCCACCGGACAAGCCACACCCGCAAAAGACACTCAGGGTAAGTCCAAATCAACCGATGGCACAGCTTCTGAGGGAAGCTCCACAGCGGCCCCATCCGGCCAATCCGCAGAGATCGACCTTTCCGCGCTCAGCATCCGCCGCCTGAGCATCAAAGATGCCCAAGTCGTTACCATCGATCCGGGCGGACATACACATGCCATCGTCTCAGGGCTGAACGCAACGGTGCGCATTCCTGATTTCAATGGCGCGTCTGAAATAGAAGCCACCTTGCCTTATAAGGGGCAATCCCTCTCCATTCAGGCAAAACTTGCCAACACCGGACGCGCGATCAATGGCCAATCCTCCCGGCTTGATCTGAACCTTGATGGCGAGCTGATCAAGGCGACCATGGAGGGCACCCTTGCCTACAAGAGCAATCAGCTCTTTGTGGCAAACTATGCTTCCAATATCGGCAATGTGAAGCAATTCATGAGCTGGATGGGCCTTTCGCCAGACCTGCTTGATGTCAAAGCAGCCAGCCTCAATGGCTCTGTGATTGCGCAGAAAAACGAAATCCGCCTGCCAAGCCTTGCCCTCACCTTGGACAAGCAGCAACTCAACGCTGCCGCAAGGCTTTTCACCGCGGCAAACACGCAGCGCCAGACCATCCGACTTGCCGTTGATAGTGCCACCTTCAATATCGATACGCTCCTGAAGCCTGAGGACACAACAAGCCCCCAAGGCCAGCAAGCAAAGGCACCGGCTCAAGGCTCTGAGAAGACACCGCCTGATCTGTCCATCCTCAATGATTTCAACGCCTCGTTAGATTTCCGGTCCGGGCGTCTCACCTACAAGGGCCAATCCTTGAGAAAGGTCAAGCTGCTTGCCCAGATCATAAATGGCAAGCTGGGCGTCAATCTCAAATCGGCCAATTTGGCCAAGGGCAATCTGCGCGCCCAGCTATCGGGCGATGTCAACCAACTTGTCTGGTCAGGGTCCTTGATGGCCAACGGACTGGGCGTTAAGGACGTTGCCAATCTGGCAGGGCAAACCAGTCCGCTGACTGGCAATCTCTCCGCCAACATCAACTTTGCGGCACAAGGCCTGAGCGTTGATGAAATCACCCGCAAGGGCAATCTGGCAGGCGAGATCACCCTTGCTAATGGCAACTACGCCAACCCGGCGCTGGAACAGGCCGTGCCAACCCGCAAAACCGGCATGCTGAGCAATATTTCCAGCCGCATCACCATTGCCAATCTGGACGATCCGGTCGACATCAAGGGGCGCTTCAACTGGAATGGCGACACCATCCAGTATAGCAGCGCCATAGGCCTTGGCGAATTGCTGGCCAATGCGCCTGTGCCTGCAAGCATTTCAGCTCAAGGTACACGTTTTGCTGTTGCCCTTGCCGGAACGGTTGATCCCGTAAAGAGCAGCCTTTCAGGCAGCAAGCTGACCGTTGAAACCAAATCCAGCAAGCAGCTGCTTGCCTGGCTCGGGCGCGATGTGAACCGGGGCACACCGGACCTTCCGGTGTTCTTTTCCGGGCAACTTGATCTTGGAGCCAACAAAAGCACCCTGAAAAACATGACCCTGCGGATGGGGCAGACCAATGGCTCCGGCAACATCTCCTATGTCGCGGGCACCGTTCCGACCATCTCGGGTTCACTGGCCTTTACCAAGCTGGACGCAACCCCCTTCATGGGCGATGGGCAGAAAAGCGGAAGAACGCAAAACAGACAAGCTGCCAGTCGTCCGGCCTCCTCGTCGGGTTGGGATGAGAGCCCCATCGATTTCTCCGGTCTCAACACCATCAAGGCCGATCTGGCCTTCTCGGCCAAGTCCCTTATTGCCCGCGACATCATAGTGGGGCCGGTTCAGCTTGCTGTGAAAGTCAACAATGGACAGCTTTCCACGACGTTGAGCCAGCTCGCGCTTTATAACGGCACGGGCAACGGACAGATCATGGTAGACGCACGCTCAAAACCCGCCAAGCTGGCAGCAAAATTCGCCCTCTCGGGTATGAATATGCGTCCCTTCCTCACCGACACCATCGGTATGCGCTACTTGAGCGGCAAAGGCGGCGTAACCCTTGATCTGACAGCGCAGGGGGCAAGTCAGGCCGCCATCATCAGACAGCTCAACGGCACGAGCAATCTTGAAATCCGTGATGGGCAAATCAACGGCATCAACATTCCCCGCATGCTGCGCAGCTTGCGCGGCAATATTCTGGACGGATGGGCCTCCGCCAAGACTGAAAGCACGGACTTTTCGGCGCTGACGGCAAGCTTCCTCTTCAAGAATGGTATTGCGAGCAATAATGACCTCAACATGCTGAGCCCGCTGTTGCGCCTGTCTGGCGCTGGCTCGATCAATCTGCCTGAGATGACGATCAAGTATAAGGCCATACCAAAAGTCATCGCCAAACTTAAAGGACAGGGTGGCCCCGTGGATGCGGATGGCGTTCCCATCCCGATCATCATCGAAGGCAAGCTCAGCCAACCGCGCATTTATCCTGACATACCGGGAATTCTGCAAAATCCTGAAGCCATTCTCCGGTCCCTCGACCAGATGGGCCAGCCGGGCAAGGCTGCCTCAAAGGCAATCAAGAAGATTGAGAAGAATGTATCCAAGGAGCTGCAGAAGCAGTCAGACAAGCTCGGTGTGGATCTGAACCAGCTACTGCAGCCCCAAAAGGGCAACAATGACAACAACCAGCAAAAGCCCAAACTGGAAGAACAACTCCTGCAAGGCATAACCAAAGGCCTGTTCGGCAATTGA
- the pgi gene encoding glucose-6-phosphate isomerase — translation MSSLEVVWSDLVRHRQELTDFNLRSAFAEDADRFERFSAEMDGCLTLDYSRNRIQDKTLMLLENLMLQSGVAERYAEMKAGVAINNTEGRSVLHIALRGSVDDDLVVNGQAIAADVNAVKARLYAFAQGVRDGSIAAKDGKPFTDVVNIGIGGSDLGPHMVTAGLAAYHDGPRVHFVSNVDGAHMGDTLKTLDPAHTLFLVASKTFTTQETMTNARAAKAWLVADLGEDAVGDHFAALSTNKEGVEGFGISTDRMFEFWDWVGGRYSVWSAIGLPVMIAIGPEGFEDFLAGAHSMDRHFETAPFRENLPMLMAALGLWYRNIWACSSVAVLPYDQRLEFFSAFLQQLDMESNGKRVRRDGSDILRASGPVIWGQSGTNGQHAFYQELHQGNDIIPCEFLVAAKPTDADEGQHELLLANCLAQVEALAFGRTADEARAQLQASGKSPEEVAALVPHKVFPGNRPTSLLFYDKLTPKMLGRLIALYEHKVFVQGVVWGVNSYDQWGVELGKELANKLAPAVKSAERGEGDPAILNRLKAYRAK, via the coding sequence ATGAGCTCTCTGGAAGTCGTCTGGTCCGATTTGGTCCGCCATCGTCAGGAATTGACCGATTTTAACCTGCGCTCAGCTTTCGCTGAAGATGCTGACAGGTTCGAACGCTTTTCTGCAGAAATGGATGGATGTCTAACGCTCGACTATTCGCGCAACCGCATCCAGGACAAAACCCTGATGCTGCTTGAAAATCTGATGCTGCAATCCGGCGTGGCCGAGCGCTATGCCGAGATGAAGGCTGGCGTTGCCATCAACAATACCGAAGGGCGCTCCGTGCTGCATATCGCTCTGCGGGGCAGTGTTGATGATGATCTGGTGGTCAACGGACAGGCCATTGCGGCTGATGTGAATGCCGTCAAGGCACGGCTTTATGCTTTTGCCCAAGGAGTGCGCGATGGGTCTATCGCTGCCAAGGATGGCAAGCCCTTCACCGATGTAGTCAATATCGGCATCGGTGGGTCCGATCTTGGCCCGCATATGGTGACCGCAGGGCTCGCTGCTTATCATGATGGTCCGCGCGTGCATTTCGTCTCCAACGTGGATGGCGCGCATATGGGGGATACGCTGAAGACGCTTGATCCGGCGCACACTCTGTTTCTCGTTGCCTCCAAAACCTTCACCACGCAGGAAACCATGACCAACGCCCGCGCCGCCAAGGCATGGTTGGTTGCTGATCTGGGTGAGGATGCTGTGGGCGATCATTTCGCCGCGCTTTCCACCAACAAGGAAGGCGTGGAAGGCTTTGGTATCAGCACCGACCGGATGTTTGAATTCTGGGACTGGGTTGGCGGTCGCTATTCGGTCTGGTCGGCCATCGGGCTGCCTGTGATGATTGCCATCGGGCCGGAAGGCTTTGAGGACTTTCTCGCTGGCGCCCACTCCATGGATCGGCATTTCGAAACAGCGCCATTCCGCGAAAACCTGCCGATGCTGATGGCCGCGCTTGGTCTTTGGTATCGCAATATCTGGGCTTGCTCTTCGGTTGCCGTGTTGCCTTATGATCAGCGTTTGGAATTCTTCTCGGCCTTCCTGCAACAACTGGATATGGAATCCAACGGCAAGCGGGTGCGCCGCGATGGCTCCGATATTCTGCGCGCATCCGGCCCAGTGATATGGGGCCAATCCGGCACCAACGGCCAGCATGCTTTCTATCAGGAATTGCATCAGGGCAATGATATTATTCCGTGTGAATTTCTTGTCGCGGCAAAACCAACCGATGCGGATGAGGGCCAGCATGAGCTGTTGCTGGCCAACTGTCTGGCTCAGGTCGAGGCTCTGGCCTTTGGCCGCACCGCAGATGAAGCCCGGGCACAGCTGCAAGCCTCGGGTAAATCCCCTGAAGAGGTCGCAGCTCTCGTGCCGCACAAGGTGTTCCCGGGCAATCGCCCGACCTCGCTTCTCTTCTATGACAAGCTGACCCCGAAAATGCTTGGTCGCCTCATCGCTCTTTATGAGCACAAAGTCTTCGTGCAAGGCGTTGTTTGGGGTGTGAACAGCTATGACCAGTGGGGTGTTGAGCTTGGCAAAGAGCTGGCCAACAAGCTGGCTCCGGCCGTCAAGTCCGCCGAACGCGGCGAAGGCGACCCGGCCATCCTCAATCGCCTCAAAGCCTATCGCGCCAAATAA
- a CDS encoding type II toxin-antitoxin system prevent-host-death family antitoxin produces MTRVSATEFKNNIGTFSDAAMNEPVIITSHQRDRLVLMSADEYRRLTGTQNGISPEVELLMERRLDKHRNTIIELANR; encoded by the coding sequence ATGACCCGAGTGAGCGCAACAGAATTCAAGAACAATATTGGCACTTTCAGTGATGCTGCCATGAACGAGCCAGTTATCATTACAAGTCATCAGCGTGACCGTCTTGTTTTAATGTCTGCGGACGAGTACCGCCGTTTGACAGGGACCCAGAATGGCATCTCCCCCGAGGTCGAACTCCTCATGGAGCGGCGCCTTGATAAACATCGCAATACGATCATAGAACTTGCCAATCGATGA